From Stenotrophomonas maltophilia, a single genomic window includes:
- the bcsB gene encoding cellulose biosynthesis cyclic di-GMP-binding regulatory protein BcsB, translated as MSIPSSLRWLLLPLLALPVASGNSAPAPVPVPPPAPANAAPVAAPPAATTTSATPAVPAEAAALTQTWTGSAWPWQRQSTFAQLGRRQDTLLSGVRNATTFEFQVRRDRLVRDAELDLSFTPSPSLLPTLSHLRVYLNDAMMGVVPISNDQLGRPVQAKLPLDARLIADFNQVRLEFVGHYTDICEEPTHSSLWVNLSSNSTLRLGGQPLAMQDDLANFPLPFFDPRDTARLELPVVFAGTPSLAQQRAAAVMSSYFGSLAGWWRQARFPVSFGALPEKGHAVVLAVNGKFPAVIGNHAPVKGPVIELMALPDDPQRKLLLVLGRNDDDLQKAVAAMAAGNVLFRGRQVSIDEIKPLAPRKPYDAPNWVRTDRAVRLAELLDYPQQLHANGVSPQPITVNLNLPPDLFIWRNQGIPLNLRYRYTPPFGSDESRLGVAINDQFISSFPLVRRTGKQGLEEIRLPVLAGDAGADDGRLLIPALKLGDRNQLRFDFNFASVMGSAQRDHCQTVLPPNLQAAIEEDSTIDFSGFHHYMGLPDLSAFALSGFPFTRMADLSETVVLVPPAASEAQVSLLLNLVGGLGVQTGYPAYGLRLSDDWKQASALDADLLMLGALPAELRGSQQLSLLIDDQRTRLLNGQSPSPQQAMEQARRGSRDGDPAVTEVAVTAQAPFAAIIGMQSPHHAQRSIVSLAASNAADYGLLDDALSDTGKREAIAGSVAILRTSGIHSQFVGEHYYVGALPWWLLLWYHLADHPALLAVLATLVVLMFAFLLWRTLRWVAAKRLDPGH; from the coding sequence ATGAGCATTCCGTCTTCTCTGCGCTGGCTGCTGTTGCCCCTGCTGGCCCTGCCGGTGGCATCCGGCAACAGCGCACCTGCCCCGGTTCCGGTGCCGCCGCCCGCACCGGCGAATGCCGCACCGGTGGCAGCGCCGCCTGCGGCGACCACAACCTCGGCCACCCCCGCGGTTCCGGCCGAGGCAGCGGCGCTGACACAGACCTGGACCGGCAGCGCCTGGCCCTGGCAGCGGCAGAGCACGTTCGCCCAGCTGGGGCGTCGCCAGGACACCCTGCTGTCCGGCGTGCGCAACGCCACCACGTTCGAGTTCCAGGTTCGCCGCGACCGCCTGGTGCGCGATGCGGAGCTGGACCTGAGCTTCACGCCTTCGCCGTCGTTGCTGCCGACCCTGTCGCATCTGCGGGTCTACCTCAACGACGCGATGATGGGCGTGGTGCCGATCAGCAACGATCAGCTGGGCCGCCCGGTGCAGGCCAAGCTGCCGCTGGATGCGCGGCTGATCGCCGACTTCAACCAGGTGCGGCTGGAGTTCGTCGGCCACTACACCGACATCTGCGAAGAACCCACGCACAGTTCGCTGTGGGTCAACCTGTCCAGCAACAGCACCCTGCGCCTGGGCGGGCAGCCGCTGGCGATGCAGGACGACCTGGCGAACTTTCCGCTGCCGTTCTTCGATCCGCGCGACACCGCGCGGCTCGAACTGCCGGTGGTGTTCGCCGGTACCCCGAGCCTGGCACAGCAGCGCGCGGCGGCGGTGATGTCGTCGTACTTCGGCAGCCTCGCCGGCTGGTGGCGGCAGGCGCGGTTCCCGGTGAGCTTCGGCGCGCTGCCCGAGAAGGGCCACGCAGTGGTGCTCGCCGTGAACGGGAAGTTCCCCGCGGTGATCGGCAACCACGCGCCGGTGAAGGGCCCGGTGATCGAGTTGATGGCACTGCCGGACGACCCGCAGCGCAAGCTGCTGCTGGTGCTGGGCCGCAACGATGACGACCTGCAGAAGGCGGTGGCCGCGATGGCGGCCGGCAACGTGCTGTTCCGTGGGCGCCAGGTCAGCATTGATGAGATCAAGCCGCTGGCCCCGCGCAAGCCGTACGACGCCCCGAACTGGGTGCGCACCGACCGCGCCGTGCGCCTGGCCGAACTGCTGGACTATCCGCAGCAGCTGCATGCCAACGGCGTGTCGCCGCAGCCGATCACGGTCAACCTCAACCTGCCGCCGGATCTGTTCATCTGGCGCAACCAGGGCATTCCGCTGAACCTGCGCTACCGCTACACGCCGCCCTTCGGCAGCGACGAGTCGCGGCTGGGCGTTGCGATCAACGATCAGTTCATTTCCAGCTTCCCGCTGGTGCGGCGCACCGGCAAGCAGGGCCTGGAAGAGATCCGTCTGCCGGTGCTGGCCGGTGATGCCGGGGCCGACGATGGCCGCCTGCTGATTCCTGCACTCAAGCTGGGTGACCGCAACCAGCTGCGCTTCGACTTCAACTTCGCCAGCGTGATGGGCAGCGCGCAGCGCGATCATTGCCAGACCGTGCTGCCACCGAACCTGCAGGCGGCGATCGAGGAAGATTCAACCATCGACTTCTCCGGCTTCCATCACTACATGGGCCTGCCGGACCTGTCTGCATTCGCCCTGAGCGGTTTCCCCTTCACCCGCATGGCCGACCTGTCCGAGACCGTCGTGCTGGTGCCGCCCGCTGCCAGCGAGGCGCAGGTCAGCCTGCTGCTGAACCTGGTGGGTGGCCTGGGCGTGCAGACCGGCTACCCCGCCTACGGCCTGCGCCTGTCCGATGACTGGAAGCAGGCCAGCGCATTGGATGCGGACCTGCTGATGCTGGGCGCCTTGCCGGCCGAGTTGCGCGGCAGCCAACAGCTTTCGCTGCTGATCGATGACCAGCGCACGCGGCTGCTGAACGGCCAGTCGCCTTCGCCGCAGCAGGCGATGGAGCAGGCACGGCGTGGCAGCCGTGATGGCGACCCGGCGGTGACCGAGGTTGCGGTGACCGCGCAGGCACCGTTTGCCGCGATCATCGGCATGCAGTCGCCGCATCATGCCCAGCGCAGCATCGTTTCGCTGGCCGCCAGCAATGCCGCGGACTATGGCCTGCTCGACGACGCGCTCAGCGATACCGGCAAGCGCGAGGCGATTGCCGGCTCGGTGGCGATCCTGCGCACGTCTGGCATCCACAGCCAGTTCGTGGGTGAGCACTACTACGTTGGCGCGCTGCCGTGGTGGCTGCTGCTGTGGTACCACCTGGCCGACCATCCCGCATTGCTGGCGGTGCTGGCCACGCTGGTGGTGCTGATGTTCGCCTTCCTGCTGTGGCGCACGCTGCGCTGGGTGGCCGCCAAGCGCCTGGATCCGGGGCACTGA
- the bcsF gene encoding cellulose biosynthesis protein BcsF codes for MTTDQQLWTLIVACAVVMIPFGAMLGTLWRGLRRRATRWLPPRHLRRAGVRQRAPRSAA; via the coding sequence ATGACCACCGACCAGCAACTCTGGACCCTGATCGTCGCCTGCGCGGTCGTGATGATTCCCTTCGGGGCCATGCTGGGCACCCTGTGGCGCGGGCTGCGCCGCCGTGCCACGCGCTGGTTGCCGCCCCGCCATCTGCGCCGCGCCGGCGTACGCCAACGTGCGCCGCGGAGCGCTGCATGA
- the bcsA gene encoding UDP-forming cellulose synthase catalytic subunit, with protein MSDAPSEFWNSRFAGWFGQRVRALSPRSRHLLTLLIGLITLGLAALCITQPFTYVAQFVFVLLLWVIALLVRRMQGRYATLVLVVLSITVSCRYLWWRYTATLNWNSTFDLVCGVILLAAETYSWLVLMLGYVQVAWPLRRRPAPLPADVRQWPTVDVLIPTYNEDLALVRHTVYAAMGLDWPADKLRIHILDDGKREEFRAFAERAGVNYITRTDNRHAKAGNLNHALTLIDGELVAIFDSDHLPVRSFLQITCGWFLRDPKLALVQTPHHFFSADPFERNLQVFRSDPNEGELFYGLVQDGNDLWNAAFFCGSCAVLRREAIDAIGGFATETVTEDAHTALRLHRKGWNSAYLRIPQAAGLATDSLGAHVNQRIRWARGMVQIFRIDNPLLGKGLSLFQRFCYANAMLHFLAGIPRLVFLTAPLAFLLLHVYIIYAPALAILLFVVPHMAHASLTNARIQGKYRRPFWGEVYETVLAWYIARPTTVALFSPGRGKFNVTDKGGTQAGDRFDWRVARPYLVLALLNVLGLCFAVWRFMHGPADERGTVVVSSLWVLYNLLIIGGALAVAAEVQQVRRTHRVTTRLPMALEIPDGRRLRGVLQDYSNDGVGVELGEDAQLAEGQQVQVLLGRGRREFAFPARVQRTVGHRLGLLLLFEDERQRVEFAQCTFARADAWLDWHAGYQPKSLPRSLWSVLVLGWRGYRRMGDFTPFDLDRPAHWNRRLLRWLASFAPQRPLPSHPADPAADPGLRP; from the coding sequence ATGAGCGATGCGCCCAGCGAATTCTGGAACAGCCGTTTCGCAGGCTGGTTCGGGCAGCGTGTCCGCGCCCTGTCGCCGCGCTCGCGCCATCTGCTGACGCTGCTGATCGGCTTGATCACGCTCGGGCTGGCGGCGCTGTGCATCACCCAGCCGTTCACCTACGTCGCGCAGTTCGTGTTCGTGCTGCTGCTGTGGGTCATCGCCCTGCTGGTGCGGCGCATGCAGGGCCGCTACGCCACGCTGGTGCTGGTGGTGCTGTCGATCACCGTCTCCTGCCGCTACCTGTGGTGGCGCTACACCGCCACCCTGAACTGGAACAGCACCTTCGACCTGGTCTGCGGCGTGATCCTGCTGGCTGCGGAAACCTACTCCTGGCTGGTGCTGATGCTGGGCTACGTGCAGGTGGCCTGGCCGTTGCGCCGGCGACCTGCGCCGCTGCCGGCCGACGTACGGCAATGGCCGACGGTGGACGTGCTGATTCCCACCTACAACGAAGACCTGGCGCTGGTACGGCATACCGTATACGCCGCGATGGGCCTGGACTGGCCTGCGGACAAACTGCGCATCCACATCCTGGATGACGGCAAGCGCGAGGAGTTCCGTGCCTTCGCCGAGCGCGCCGGGGTGAACTACATCACCCGTACCGACAACCGCCACGCCAAGGCCGGCAATCTCAACCATGCGCTCACCTTGATCGATGGCGAGCTGGTGGCGATCTTCGACAGTGACCATCTGCCGGTGCGCTCGTTCCTGCAGATCACCTGTGGCTGGTTCCTGCGTGACCCGAAGCTGGCGCTGGTGCAGACCCCGCATCACTTCTTCTCCGCCGACCCGTTCGAGCGCAACCTGCAGGTGTTCCGCAGCGATCCCAACGAGGGCGAGCTGTTCTACGGGCTGGTGCAGGACGGCAACGATCTGTGGAACGCGGCTTTCTTCTGTGGCTCCTGCGCGGTGCTGCGGCGCGAGGCCATCGATGCGATCGGCGGCTTCGCCACCGAGACCGTCACCGAAGATGCGCATACCGCACTGCGCCTGCACCGCAAGGGCTGGAATTCGGCTTACCTGCGCATCCCGCAGGCGGCCGGGCTGGCCACCGACAGCCTCGGCGCGCACGTCAACCAGCGCATCCGCTGGGCGCGCGGCATGGTGCAGATCTTCCGCATCGACAACCCATTGCTGGGCAAGGGCCTGAGCCTGTTCCAGCGCTTCTGCTATGCCAATGCCATGCTGCATTTTCTTGCCGGCATCCCGCGGCTGGTATTCCTGACCGCGCCGCTGGCGTTCCTGCTGCTGCACGTCTACATCATCTACGCCCCGGCGCTGGCCATCCTGCTGTTCGTGGTGCCGCACATGGCCCATGCCAGCCTCACCAATGCCCGCATCCAGGGCAAGTACCGCCGCCCGTTCTGGGGCGAGGTGTATGAGACCGTGCTGGCCTGGTACATCGCACGTCCCACCACGGTGGCACTGTTCAGCCCGGGGCGCGGCAAGTTCAACGTCACCGACAAGGGCGGCACCCAGGCCGGTGACCGCTTCGACTGGCGGGTGGCGCGGCCCTATCTGGTGCTGGCACTGCTGAACGTGCTGGGCCTGTGCTTTGCGGTGTGGCGGTTCATGCACGGGCCGGCCGATGAACGCGGCACAGTGGTCGTCAGCTCGCTGTGGGTGCTGTACAACCTGCTGATCATCGGCGGAGCGCTGGCCGTGGCCGCCGAGGTGCAGCAGGTGCGGCGCACCCATCGCGTCACCACCCGCCTGCCGATGGCGCTGGAGATTCCCGATGGCCGGCGCCTGCGTGGCGTGCTGCAGGACTACTCCAACGATGGCGTTGGCGTCGAGCTGGGCGAAGATGCCCAGCTCGCCGAAGGCCAGCAGGTACAGGTGCTGCTGGGGCGTGGCCGGCGTGAATTCGCTTTCCCGGCGCGCGTGCAGCGCACCGTCGGCCACCGCTTGGGCCTGCTGCTGCTGTTCGAGGACGAGCGCCAGCGCGTGGAGTTCGCCCAGTGCACGTTCGCGCGCGCGGACGCGTGGCTCGACTGGCATGCCGGCTATCAACCCAAGAGCCTGCCGCGCAGCCTGTGGAGCGTGCTGGTCCTGGGCTGGCGCGGTTACCGCCGGATGGGCGATTTCACTCCGTTCGACCTCGACCGCCCGGCACACTGGAATCGTCGCCTGCTGCGATGGCTCGCCAGCTTTGCCCCGCAACGTCCGCTTCCTTCCCACCCGGCTGACCCAGCCGCTGATCCAGGGCTTCGTCCATGA
- the bcsR gene encoding cellulose biosynthesis protein BcsR: MPADILAVPATLSVEEDDIDLLRRSLDMPELPYVDFSAQHERAQALARWPLLAELERRG, from the coding sequence ATGCCTGCCGACATTCTTGCCGTGCCCGCCACCCTGTCCGTGGAAGAGGACGACATCGATCTGCTGCGCCGCAGCCTGGACATGCCGGAGCTGCCCTACGTGGATTTCTCGGCCCAGCATGAACGTGCCCAGGCGCTGGCGCGCTGGCCGCTGCTGGCGGAACTGGAGCGGCGCGGATGA
- a CDS encoding BcsE family c-di-GMP-binding protein, whose protein sequence is MTAAHLAIAGLPSEFVEMRGGGLYWVVAAGSAPTDLLGAGVLSTAAALQDAVLVTLGRGAEPMLSLLADEQGPLRLRLFQRSHHGMQQALRGLPQDLPRVASAATGLSLVQFPVAALDGWDDTRLARWCERLQRWAGQAGQIVLLLCHGEVATLAPRLLPLNRACAGVAQLHPHRGALQLLLHYWSNSHGVVAQRSFGVLQEGTGLRHVAEADSGDEAASLASGSDRDVFLAQADVLEGAPPLSAAWRLYEGWAGLLPAALQAREATVVLAINENAQVDALARLLHRLRRERGTALKLVVRELQPCLRYADERLLMQCGCSLVVPADTPLPRLLTLLETVQRQRWQGQLADDPEPLIRAHRPPSLSGLVNAARFRQIAAERIDQDGSAVESAVLALQPVAGLRAEQTLQQLRIRRQGDLACVYRGQVRLFLFGCRRDAVEQALRNLFRLPWRELFDGYQRLAEYDIAAMNPSGSDPDAELLPEAPVALPAVAPVREAPAVVAPKPLRLGDTA, encoded by the coding sequence GTGACAGCAGCCCACCTTGCCATTGCCGGATTGCCTTCGGAGTTCGTTGAGATGCGCGGGGGCGGCCTGTACTGGGTCGTCGCGGCCGGCAGTGCGCCGACCGACCTGCTCGGCGCCGGCGTGCTGTCCACCGCCGCCGCACTGCAGGACGCCGTTCTGGTGACGCTGGGCCGTGGCGCCGAGCCGATGCTGTCGCTGCTGGCGGACGAGCAGGGGCCGCTGCGCCTGCGCCTGTTCCAGCGTTCCCACCACGGCATGCAGCAGGCGTTGCGCGGCTTGCCGCAGGACCTGCCGCGGGTGGCGTCCGCCGCCACCGGGCTCAGCCTGGTGCAGTTTCCGGTTGCCGCGCTGGATGGCTGGGATGACACGCGCCTGGCGCGCTGGTGCGAACGGCTGCAGCGCTGGGCGGGGCAGGCCGGCCAGATCGTGCTGCTGCTCTGCCATGGCGAAGTCGCCACCCTGGCACCGCGCCTGCTGCCCTTGAACCGGGCCTGCGCCGGCGTGGCCCAGCTGCACCCGCATCGCGGCGCCCTGCAGCTGCTGCTGCACTACTGGTCGAACAGCCATGGCGTGGTGGCGCAACGTTCCTTTGGCGTGCTGCAGGAGGGCACCGGCCTGCGCCACGTGGCCGAGGCCGATAGCGGTGACGAGGCTGCCAGCCTTGCCAGCGGAAGTGATCGCGACGTCTTCCTCGCCCAGGCCGACGTGCTGGAGGGCGCGCCGCCGCTGTCCGCCGCATGGCGCCTCTACGAGGGCTGGGCCGGCCTGCTGCCGGCCGCGTTGCAGGCGCGCGAGGCCACGGTGGTGCTGGCCATCAACGAGAACGCCCAGGTGGACGCGTTGGCCCGGCTGCTGCACCGCCTGCGCCGCGAGCGCGGCACCGCCCTGAAGCTGGTCGTGCGCGAGCTTCAGCCCTGCCTGCGTTACGCCGACGAACGCCTGCTGATGCAGTGCGGGTGCAGCCTGGTGGTGCCGGCCGACACGCCGCTGCCCCGCCTGCTGACGCTGCTGGAAACCGTGCAGCGGCAGCGCTGGCAGGGCCAGCTGGCCGATGACCCGGAGCCGCTGATCCGCGCCCATCGGCCGCCGTCGTTGAGCGGCCTGGTCAATGCCGCACGTTTCCGCCAGATTGCCGCAGAACGCATCGACCAGGACGGCAGCGCGGTGGAAAGTGCGGTGCTGGCCCTGCAGCCGGTGGCCGGCCTGCGCGCCGAACAGACCCTGCAACAGCTGCGCATCCGCCGCCAGGGTGATCTTGCCTGTGTCTATCGCGGGCAGGTCCGCCTGTTCCTGTTCGGCTGTCGCCGCGATGCGGTCGAGCAGGCGCTGCGCAACCTGTTCCGCCTGCCTTGGCGCGAACTGTTTGACGGCTATCAGCGCCTTGCCGAGTACGACATCGCCGCCATGAACCCGAGCGGCAGTGATCCGGACGCCGAGCTGCTGCCCGAGGCGCCGGTTGCCTTGCCCGCAGTGGCTCCGGTGCGGGAAGCGCCTGCCGTCGTTGCCCCGAAGCCGCTGCGGCTGGGAGATACCGCATGA
- the bcsG gene encoding cellulose biosynthesis protein BcsG: MSPQNVPASPFAWADLRGWNLYFLSKVVLAWMGALDLKILPNLLFLGALLVPLRWRWARIARTVVAVPVGVALYYQDTWWPPFQRLLVQPGVLDFSADYWLELAQRFINWQMVAVLALLLVAYFLLKPWLRITTLSVLGMLGLAVMAIPMPAGWNWGQGTATAASTGTAGATTGGLPPANNDTLNAWLSSFYQQQASLKTSFPAPASGAPFDVIILNICSLAWSDLDEVGLRQNNLLDHMDVVFDDFNSATAYSGPAAIRLLRASCGQTSHTKLFDPVPAECQLFSNLQRLGFQSELAMNHDGHFDDFIGELHQYGGLQAQPMDISAFPKALVAFDKSPLRRDGDVLMAWWKQRLAEAPQQVALFYNTISLHDGNRIVGADGRSNAADYKARAEMVLGDMAGFVDAVEKSGRRAMIVVVPEHGAALHGDRMQIPGMREIPSPSITHVPVGVKLVGMGAPAAGGPRHIPEPSSYLAVSELVSRVYALNAQSPPSERNWDSLLKGLPQTPSVSENEGAKVIDYGGKPWLQLQGSQTWSPYPEDAR, from the coding sequence ATGAGTCCGCAGAACGTTCCCGCATCTCCGTTCGCATGGGCCGACCTGCGTGGCTGGAACCTGTATTTCCTGTCCAAGGTGGTGCTGGCCTGGATGGGCGCGCTGGACCTGAAGATCCTGCCCAACCTGTTGTTCCTGGGCGCGCTGCTGGTGCCGCTGCGTTGGCGCTGGGCACGCATCGCACGCACCGTCGTGGCCGTGCCGGTGGGCGTGGCGCTCTATTACCAGGACACCTGGTGGCCACCGTTCCAGCGCCTGCTGGTGCAACCGGGCGTGCTGGATTTCTCGGCCGACTACTGGCTCGAACTGGCCCAGCGCTTCATCAACTGGCAGATGGTGGCGGTGCTCGCGCTGCTGCTGGTGGCCTACTTCCTGCTCAAGCCGTGGCTGCGCATCACCACCCTGAGCGTGCTGGGCATGCTTGGCCTGGCCGTCATGGCGATACCGATGCCGGCGGGCTGGAACTGGGGGCAGGGCACCGCCACGGCCGCCAGCACAGGAACGGCTGGGGCGACGACAGGGGGACTGCCGCCCGCCAACAACGACACGCTCAATGCGTGGCTGAGCAGTTTCTACCAGCAGCAGGCCAGCCTGAAAACCAGCTTCCCGGCACCGGCCAGCGGTGCTCCGTTCGACGTCATCATCCTCAACATCTGCTCGCTGGCGTGGAGCGACCTGGATGAAGTCGGGCTGCGCCAGAACAACCTGCTCGACCACATGGACGTGGTGTTCGACGATTTCAATTCGGCCACCGCCTACAGCGGCCCGGCGGCGATCCGGCTGCTGCGCGCCAGCTGTGGCCAGACCTCGCATACCAAGCTGTTCGACCCGGTGCCTGCCGAGTGCCAGCTGTTCTCGAACCTGCAGCGGCTGGGCTTCCAGAGCGAGCTGGCGATGAACCACGATGGCCACTTCGACGACTTCATCGGCGAGCTGCACCAGTACGGTGGGCTGCAGGCACAGCCGATGGATATCAGCGCCTTCCCGAAGGCGCTGGTGGCGTTCGACAAGTCGCCACTGCGCCGCGATGGCGACGTGCTGATGGCCTGGTGGAAACAACGGCTGGCCGAAGCCCCGCAGCAGGTGGCGCTGTTCTACAACACGATCTCGCTGCATGACGGCAATCGCATCGTCGGTGCCGATGGCCGTTCCAACGCCGCCGACTACAAGGCGCGCGCGGAAATGGTGCTGGGTGACATGGCCGGTTTTGTCGATGCGGTGGAAAAGAGCGGCCGGCGCGCGATGATCGTGGTGGTCCCCGAACATGGCGCCGCGCTGCACGGTGACCGCATGCAGATTCCGGGCATGCGCGAGATTCCCAGCCCGTCGATCACCCACGTGCCGGTGGGCGTCAAGCTGGTCGGGATGGGCGCACCGGCGGCCGGTGGCCCGCGCCACATCCCCGAGCCGAGCAGCTACCTGGCCGTGTCCGAGCTGGTCTCGCGCGTCTACGCACTCAACGCGCAGTCGCCGCCGAGCGAGCGCAACTGGGACAGCCTGCTCAAGGGCCTGCCGCAGACGCCCTCGGTGTCGGAGAACGAAGGCGCCAAGGTCATCGACTACGGCGGCAAACCCTGGCTGCAGTTGCAGGGCAGCCAGACCTGGAGCCCCTACCCGGAGGATGCGCGCTGA
- the bcsQ gene encoding cellulose biosynthesis protein BcsQ, with amino-acid sequence MSNVLSLQGVHGGTGVTTVLAALGQGLHAQGHRVLLVECSPDQMLGLHLGLPADVEGGWARAQLDGSDWRDAGYTIVPGLAVLPYGRVDAEGAMQIEQQLRQAPATWADRLPLLQAQFDWMLFDLPQRLPAHAAAINQHARCTLPLRLACVDPVSHVVLQRQPDDERRVLANRYDPAVPVQRDLMQLWLHTHARRLVPQPLHEDARVPAALASKQPLGRHAANSLAAADVDGLVLWCLAEAARRQHREGGP; translated from the coding sequence ATGAGCAACGTGTTGTCCCTGCAGGGCGTCCATGGCGGCACCGGCGTGACCACGGTGCTGGCCGCGCTGGGGCAGGGGCTGCATGCCCAGGGCCACCGCGTGCTGCTGGTGGAATGCAGTCCCGACCAGATGCTCGGCCTGCATCTGGGCCTGCCCGCCGATGTCGAGGGTGGCTGGGCGCGTGCACAGCTGGACGGCAGCGACTGGCGCGATGCGGGCTATACCATCGTGCCCGGCTTGGCCGTGCTGCCCTATGGCCGGGTGGATGCCGAGGGCGCGATGCAGATCGAGCAGCAGCTGCGCCAGGCGCCCGCCACCTGGGCTGATCGCCTGCCGCTGCTGCAGGCCCAGTTCGACTGGATGCTGTTCGATCTGCCACAGCGCCTGCCGGCACATGCGGCAGCCATCAACCAGCACGCGCGCTGCACCCTGCCGTTGCGCCTGGCCTGCGTCGATCCGGTCAGTCATGTGGTCCTGCAACGGCAGCCGGACGACGAGCGCCGGGTGCTGGCCAACCGCTATGACCCGGCCGTTCCGGTGCAGCGCGATCTCATGCAGCTGTGGCTGCACACCCATGCCAGGCGGCTGGTGCCGCAGCCGTTGCATGAGGATGCGCGGGTGCCGGCCGCACTCGCCAGCAAGCAACCGCTGGGGCGTCATGCAGCGAACTCGCTGGCCGCGGCCGACGTCGACGGCCTGGTGCTGTGGTGCCTGGCTGAAGCGGCGCGGCGGCAGCACCGCGAAGGCGGCCCCTGA